The Juglans regia cultivar Chandler chromosome 1, Walnut 2.0, whole genome shotgun sequence nucleotide sequence TCGATAATAGTATAGTAGTTAacttaaattactacttgtactaTGGAGTTGCATTTCCtgtactcttttgatcatagCTATTTTGGACTAGCGTTATGATCTCAGTTATTTAGTATGTCCttttgtatgaagtatgttttaagtatttgtgatatttttagtttggtgcataatattgttaaagaaaataattattcactgcgaatattgcataatgctagagatgcatgttagaaacattgcatctttaattatcatgaacgggggcggATAACTTTGTGTTGCACGTCCCGATGCTTTAGatgtctgtccgatcccaaACGAAATCTTGGGGTGTCACTAGGTGGTAttagagcaatacgtctctgggtttaaatccacatgtccttaggaaatgcaccaattATTAGGCTTGagattttagtcttcattaggcttgaatttcttgaagtataagagatagtacgTGGTTGTGATAAGTATAATCTTGTGTTTCAGGAAGTAAAAAATGACTCACGGTAGAATACCTTAAAACCCTGATGGAGATATCAATCAGGAGAATCAGAATCCCccaatggatggaggattagctgaagttGTACATTTGCTGACTTATGTGCTTAAACATCAGCAACAGCAGCAAGTGCATGCACCTAAACCCGAAGTTAGGGGTTGTTCTTATGAGAAGCTTATGATCCACTGATAcccaaacttttctggtaatgaaggaCCTCTGAGGGTCGAAAGATGGATTATGGATCTTGAAATGACGTACATGATATGTGGATGCACTGAGGGCCAGAAGGTTTTATATGCTGGATAGCTATTCCAAGGCGAAGCtagaatatggtgggatacctGAAGGTAGCTTCTAATACGAGAACTAGGAACCCTCTCTGCTTTGACATGGGAGAGGTTCAAAGAAGAGTTTGAGAATAGATTCTTCTTGGATTCTGTCAAACAGCTGAAGGCGCAAAAGTTCGCTACCTTAACTCAAGGCAATTTGATCGTAGAATAGTACGCCGCTAAGTTTATGGCATTAGGAAGGTTTGCagcacacttgatttctactcaaaggatgctaGCGCAGAAGTTTCAAGCAAGACTTTCAGCCAAGGATTTGTAgtcaagtagcttgcctaagaatagtGAATTTACAAGAGTTGGTAAACATGGACGCAATAGCAGAGATTGATTagagaggtctagcgatccagatcaatactGAACAAAAGAGGACTTCACCGTATGCTactaaagaaaatttgaaaaggaagaagatgtcTACTAGATCAGATATGGGAAAAGGCGTTGAGACTGGAAGCTTAATGCCGACCACATACCTAATATGTGGGATGTGCGGAAAGAACCATGGTGGtaagtgcaaacttaccttaggactctatttcagatgtggccaacctgaccacttgatCAAAAATTATCCATGTTCCCAACgaagattccaaaccaaagccatgGCCTCCAGTACCAGCTTGAGTGTATGCAGTCACTCTtagagacgcagatgctgacgccctaGTAACTGAATGAGCTAGCGCCACCACTAGTATTTTTCTAAGATCTCTGTATTGTTAAGCTTAGTTAAGGTTGATTGATTGCAATTGATGGCATTATTGCATTATCGTTGTTTTGGAGTAATGTTAACTCATTGAAGTTTGTAACTTGTACGTTGTTTGATTCAAGAGAGTCCCTATTTTTGGTGATCGTGGTATTGCACGAGAGTTTAGTTCAGAAGCTGAATTGTTACTCAGGTGGTAAGAGTAGCAATTTTCATTAGGAGTATTATTGCTTATATCGGTGTAGATATAGAATATCTTTTAGCAGTTAGAGGAAGGATATTGAAGGTTGATGAACTAGTATTTCTGCGTATTTgaagtttgttttgattttgaggatCTTATGGAATTTATGTTTAGAAGAGTAAAGTGTTTGGGAGAAGCTTTGGCCTTAGTATGATTCATTTATGATAGTAGTTTTATCCAGCCGCAATTAAATGGTTTCTAGCAAAGCATTGTCTTTGTGGATGCATAGATcacccttatattggagacttttatatgtGGAGTAAAATTTTGGTCTTGAGGATTTACGTGGATAGTAGAAATAGATCCTTTTGTTTCAAGTTAGAATAAGAggcagctcatgatggatagaagagctatgccaaatcataagagagaaagtcttgagttTAGGTTAATAGTTAATCGTTTATCTgggtaccacctaggaggagggaCGATTTGTTTTGGTTATAAAGGAGTAAACTAGTCCTAGACAGATAGGATTCCCTAAggaaattgagaaatttaatttagttgcgtatggattaaattcttccaaattgaattgcgcgaatacttgaagttttagatttagagagtatgctggtacgacTTGATCTACTTTGTGGAAGGATTCTGGTACAAGtttatgatttgagagagataGTTAAGGAATGGTAGAATCTCagtggtatatatatttatgtggtGAATAACTCTTTGAGTAGTAaagaaagtagtgatttcacttAAGCAAGGATTTAGTATCCTAAAAGGCTAGCCTAGAATTCATTAGCAATGACCTCTATGAGTGTTATACTTTTCTCTATTATGGTGGTAGTTATTTTGGGTAACCATGTGGGCTATGAGAGGAAGGTGTTACCTCTTGAAGAACATCATCTACCTCTACACTCGACTATGTGGTTAGACCGAGATAGCTTCAAAGTGAGGATGGCATGGGATGGAACTGAGTCCATCAGAGCAACAGAAGGGCATGCTATAGCCATCAACACCGAGCCTACAACGTCAGGATCATCTATGCCAACAACTCACTGCGAACGTTTGCTGgtagagggtttcaaccctagtgagaCCCTCAATGGTTAGAATctaattgaaatcccaaaagcttggttgaaaccgagaccctaaacggtttctccaaaccctaaagttggcctccaaaccctatttgatccaatttttagcattgtgtttaatcacttaattaaatcacttcGACATACTATTAATTCttcaaattcatgttttgacatcattatccaaccctttaaaccttaaaattttgattgggccaagaaaaattagttttgggcttgatagcattccaaaccctaatcaaaccctttctaaactccaaattgaagcccactagTTTAAGGCCCACAAATTTTGGCCACTTTGGCAAATTTTATTGAGGAAGTCTCCACCCACCCATGGCTAACCATCCATTGCTCATGACACCCCAAAGTCATCCTTGATGTGAGGGGAAAAAGCCACCTCATTACACTCCTTCTAGAAGGTAGCAGTAGCAGCCTACTCCCCCTCCACGATTCTTGATTTTTTGTGACCTAAGCACCATCcctcaagggtcattcaagctcATACTTCACCCTAAAGAATTATAGAGGCATGCAAGGTAtccttcctttcatttcatcacttcccatccccgttcttagagagaaacacTTAGTAGCTCTCTTGGGAAGTTTTCTAAGTTATATTGTGTGGCTCTTTAaaaccctttgtaagtattttctctcAATGACTCCTTCATgaaatttttccttctttgagtctagtttatgtggatatcttatttgtttcatttcgtGGTGATTTGAtaggtaaaaagttgttttaaccatggaaaagTTATTTTGGACTTTAAACTAGAgagtgtgttttgttttggagtttttgaccaagctaatggacatatcttggtccgaaaatgttatggagtgttgttaacatgttttGGTGAATGTTCAGTAAGGATTTTTTGCATGACTAAagtttttgatgaaatattttcttagatatagaaacttagaaacttgAAGTGgaagaaaagtttctgttttgagcaagttggaatatttcgtggtctaatcttactccaatggttttgatatatttatttgatgatcctaagaCTCTTTTATGCATGTTggaatgtttgttttttaagatatttagtattagtttcaaatatatgatttttctatgcaagaggatttcgatTAGACCTAAGATTtgttgtttttgggttagatccatgtcttattgatttttagccatgtgattttaagtttgatggttggatcttctttaggacacatttttaaaccttgtgatgttttagtttgaagatctcatctttttaagccatggatcaagagattgatcaaactAGTTAAgaaaaagtttatgtttttggactaagtgtagaaccgaaaactccaagtgttattttgtgatttttgatgacttttgtttgttaattgaaAGCATAGTtaatcttaggatgatgttatgaacatgttagatGTAAGactttaattttctcaaattgttGAAGACATTTtgaataaggtcaaaacttgaGTTTCAAAGGTTcgtttttggttaaaaaaattggatctttttaataaaacttttggtggtgatgattagaatttattttaatggatgtttaagtatgtttttaaacttaggataggaagatctttgttgcaaaatttcagtttaatcatgagttttgaaattggaagaaattgcaacacaaataaagagaaatggcctatggATGTTTCAGCCCCTAAAGAGTTTTCATGGTTGTgcttagttttaaatttttctgatttgatatttgagtttaggacaaaagtTACATgagatatgtaaattttggtgatttttggagttagaatgcaaaatccttaagttaggggtaaaatagtcatttcccacatgtagagggtaaaatgataattttactctaagttaatattttttccaaattactaataagttctaacttttagaaatcactactttcaattccttgtgatcgcacttgagtttttgcttaaaaatgtgaaaattgaggtaagttagcttttaacttactattagtttaatgtgtatgggTGACAAGTAAAAGGAACTAcagtgtatgtatatatgttatcttatgtgccatgccaagtcattacatattcatCTGCCACACTGAATTTAGTCTGTCATGAATTATGCAtctattacacaagatattctgtcacgtttTACTATACATTGCGAGTACGTCTTTAGTATgacatctattacatgtatgtcatgtcatgtaatattcatagttgcaagcatgtcatgttaagtatgtggTCTGTTACaagttatgccatgttacaaaatatttctaTCTCTAGTAAGTAATATCTTTGAGTTACGTTCAAGTCAGTTATGTCTAGGTTACTCACGATGTAATCACCATGATTGTCTGAGCATCGCCCTTTGTAATTCACGAGAGTAACTTCTggcaaaatcattttgattgtcagaattcTGTTCAAGTTTAGTTATGCATATACTCCtggcgtaatcattctgattgtcagaGTATTATTAGATACTCTtggtgtaatcattttgattgctagggtaagtgttttaaaatactaatgatggaatcattctgattgtctgagtatctctAACGAAATATGTTGGGCGGAATCATTTTGGTTGTTCATTATTCCTGACGAATTGACTtgcgaaatcattttgattgtaagaattcaagtccaagttctTGTTAAGTAAAGAAGTCAGTTCAACTTCATGTAAAGTTAAGTTTTAGTTCaggttcaagttcatgtcaagttaagtttcagttcaagttcaggtcaagttaagtttcagttcaagtccaagttcatgttaagtaaagcttcagatcaagttcatgtcaagttaagtCATAGTTTAAGACCAGTTTAgtttaagcaagtcaagttcagttcacatttcagtttaagttgtgtcagttatgctatgattacttatgactttgattatgcgttcatgcttttactaccatgcatgcatcattaacctgtgtggatattgtctgttaacttgctgatatttgtaatcaaatctcattgtggtagtcccaactatcaatccccccaaatggtagatcctattacaggatctgaagaagAGCTGGGAATTGACCAACTGGAAACAGTCGACTAAGTGACGGTGCGAAGTTGATGATAGTATATTAGTTAACTTAAATTACTACATTTACTATGGAGTTGCATCTCTAATACTTATTGGATCATAGCCATTTTGGACTAGCTttatgatctcagttgtttagtatgtcctTTTGTATGAagtatcttttaagtatttgggatattttcaGTTTAGTGCAtggtattgctaaagaaaaataattatccaGATGTCGAAAAAAGTCACTTGGAGTCTGGGAGTGCCTTCGTTTCTCTGGGAGAAAGTGTGAGGTTTCAGTGCCTTGGGGTTTCACTCAAAGGCTTACGTCTCACTTGATGTGAGTTTCGTGGTTGGTTTGCTATTTTTGGTATCTTCATAAGGCTTACGGCTCACCTCATTTGAGTTTCGTGGTTGGTTTTGTTATTGGTATCTTCATAATGGAGGCAGAAGACTTGGCAACACAATGGGAGAGGCTTCATCTCTCAAAAGAAGAAAGTTCTTTTTTCCATGCAAATCCAGAACAATACACCGAGGAAGCTGCACGGGGCAAATACTATCTTGTTGGAAAGGCCCTAACTGAGAAGAGTGTCAATAGTGAGGGTTTTAGGGTCACGATGTCTCAGATATGGAAGTTGGATGGGTGGGTTATTTTCAAGAAGTTGGGAGAGCAATGTTTTCTGATTGAATTCCAAAAGCTGGTAGATAAAGAGAGAGTACTACGTGGACGTCCATGGTTCTTTGATAGACACCTTCTGACCATGATGGAAGTGGATGAAAAAATATCCATCCATGCATTACATTTTCACTTTGAACCCTTTTGGGTGCAGCTGCATAACCTTCCGTTAGCCACCATGACAGAAGACTTTGGTCAGCAATTTGTAGGATCAATTGGTCACGTTATCAAAGTTGAAGCTGAGGTTGATGGACGTGCTTGGGCGAGGTGTCTCAGAGTAAGGGTAGCGGTGGATCTCCATAAACCTTTACTGAGAGGGAAATGGCTGAAGCTAGGTGAAAAACAGCATTGGATTTCCTTTAAATACGAACGtttacaaaacttttgtttCAAGTGTGGGGTGCTATCTCACAAAGGAAGAAACTGTGCACGGCTGAGAGCTGAGCAACAAGGAGATGAACAGGCCTAGTATCAGTTTGGCCCCTGGTTACGAGGGCAACCCATgaacacaaacatttttgaCAGGCACAAGTATGGTGGTGGCGGAGGTGAAAACCACTGCAGTGGTGAACAGAAAGGAGATAGTGATCGTAATAATTGAGAAGACTCAAAGTACAATGGTAATGCTTGCAAAGTGGAAGTCATAGCAGGAAAGCAGGATGTCTTCAgtagaaaatgaggaaaaaagaaagaaaagggtcCACTCTCAACcaccaacaaaagaaacaatagTAGGCGAGGATCCAATTCAGGGTGGTTATCTTGGGAACCAGTTTAAAGATCAGATAGGAGATCACCTCCCAGAAGTCAAGCAGTCAACACACGTGCATGAGGTGCTTAGTTTCGAGGGAGCCACTAAAGCTACTGATATGCAAGGGATCCAAAAGAGCATGGGATATGGGTCTGAATTACCAAAAGAGGCCTCCACGTGCAGAGCAGAAAACTGGTCCCCCACTTATGATCCTGAAAAGTGGGAAGTCCTACAAAGGAGTGAGGTGGATACTACTAAAAGGCCTGCTATTACTAGGCAGGAAAATTTTGGGGACAGGCAGGTTGGATAGTATAGATGATCATGTGAACCCTAGTAGGGTTGACTTGGTAAGCACTGTCAGAAGGTGGAAAAGGAAAGCCCGTGAAAGAACCATCCATGAGGAAGGCAATGGTGGTGCCCCTCTGACTGAAACCTCTAACAGGTGCACCAAAGTGTTTTACTAGAGAGGATGCAAGAGAAGGAACACACATAGtaattatgtttcaaaaaagtttaaagaagatgatgataagaATGAAACATTGCTTGCTCAGGCAAAGG carries:
- the LOC109003146 gene encoding uncharacterized protein LOC109003146; the encoded protein is MEAEDLATQWERLHLSKEESSFFHANPEQYTEEAARGKYYLVGKALTEKSVNSEGFRVTMSQIWKLDGWVIFKKLGEQCFLIEFQKLVDKERVLRGRPWFFDRHLLTMMEVDEKISIHALHFHFEPFWVQLHNLPLATMTEDFGQQFVGSIGHVIKVEAEVDGRAWARCLRVRVAVDLHKPLLRGKWLKLGEKQHWISFKYERLQNFCFKCGVLSHKGRNCARLRAEQQGDEQA